The following are from one region of the Salminus brasiliensis chromosome 14, fSalBra1.hap2, whole genome shotgun sequence genome:
- the camkvl gene encoding caM kinase-like vesicle-associated, like, with protein sequence MPFGCLALRDGRTYHSLSDITDKYEIGQVLKAKEFCELCLVKERQTDKVYACKKFLKKDGKKVRKAAKNEIMILKMMNHPNILKLIDAFETRKEFYIVQELATGGDVFDWILDQGNYTERDAANVIRQVLEAVAYLHSLNIVHRNLKLENLMYYTENNHNKVVLRDFYLSRFENGSITEPCGTPEYLAPEVVARHRYGRPVDCWAVGVIMYMLLSGNPPFYDETEEENTDMHNRIIFCRIVAGDFEFDSPYWDDISTAAKELVCRLMDVDQMLRITAQDALWHEWIAGNGASEKNLKDGVCAQFEKNFAKAKWRKAIRVTTFMQRLRASEMGSTEGASEGQGEGVKADEVESKGVCTESVSASNEITVENRPVEDQEWKGQEAKEQVAAQSAVEEKKTQEEKEQVITPSLSEPVKPFTQTSSSTQTQRQEQGKGEEKKVAGDVSRKMATALGQDRPAPEASQKLTKNTEPGKPDCQGNKDTSEKETSTAGTAEKKVTSSPDNPNRRKMAANLSLDHGSGPGAKPSSPAMTMEKEQSGEKAEEKSEVARKQQEMSPSSWCQTQLPEAVAERPVGTSPRARDREGGRTDRSSQSGQSGKQVHCPYGALGSSSLGRNKTVYVQEQKELSHGTSYGSSCCSPYSVGSGAMYSGLDQAGGVSSDWQMDSVIEQIEKQMAAVLEKIEGDMPSLLEQISDCPETLPRAKSAHSSPSTRTRSYQHHSTLPPLPTTPRPSMPSLPHLSIPPPSYPPPSPPTHIQVHNQPATDQDERDGQRSAMRQDQSPRGGASGRGL encoded by the exons ATGCCATTTGGGTGCCTTGCCCTACGTGATGGGCGGACGTACCACAGCCTATCAGACATCACAGACAAATACGAGATTGGACAGGTCCTAAAGGC GAAGGAGTTTTGTGAGCTGTGCCTGGTGAAAGAACGACAGACGGACAAGGTCTATGCCTGCAAGAAATTCCTCAAGAAGGATGGCAAGAAAGTACGGAAGGCAGCCAAGAACGAGATCATGATCCTGAAAAT GATGAACCATCCGAACATTCTAAAGCTGATAGACGCGTTCGAGACCAGGAAAGAGTTCTACATCGTCCAAGAGCT ggCCACAGGTGGGGATGTGTTTGATTGGATCCTGGATCAGGGAaactacacagagagagatgccGCCAATGTAATCCGGCAGGTCCTAGAGGCAGTGGCTTACCTCCACTCCCTCAACATAGTCCACAGAAACTTAAAG CTGGAGAACCTAATGTACTACACAGAGAATAACCACAACAAAGTGGTGCTGCGGGATTTCTATCTGTCAAGGTTTGAGAATGGCTCCATTACTGAACCCTGTGGAACCCCTGAATACCTGG CCCCAGAAGTAGTGGCTCGACATCGGTACGGAAGGCCAGTGGACTGCTGGGCTGTTGGAGTCATCATGTACATGCT GTTGTCAGGAAATCCTCCGTTCTATGATGAGACCGAAGAGGAGAACACAGATATGCACAACCGTATCATCTTCTGCCGGATCGTTGCTGGAGACTTTGAGTTTGACTCTCCTTACTGGGACGACATTTCAACTGCTG CTAAAGAGCTGGTGTGTAGGCTGATGGATGTTGACCAGATGCTAAGAATTACAGCACAGGATGCACTGTGGCATGAGTG GATCGCTGGAAACGGTGCCTCGGAAAAGAACTTGAAGGACGGAGTGTGTGCTCAGTTCGAGAAGAACTTTGCCAAGGCGAAGTGGAGG AAAGCAATCAGAGTCACCACGTTCATGCAGCGCCTTCGTGCCTCCGAGATGGGGTCTACGGAAGGGGCTTCGGAGGGTCAGGGGGAGGGGGTGAAAGCTGATGAAGTCGAGAGTAAGGGTGTCTGCACTGAATCTGTGAGTGCATCCAATGAGATCACAGTGGAAAACAGACCGGTTGAGGATCAAGAATGGAAAGGACAGGAGGCGAAAGAACAAGTGGCCGCTCAGTCGGCTGTTGAGGAAAAAAAGACAcaagaagagaaagaacaaGTAATTACTCCTTCACTCTCTGAACCAGTGAAGCCCTTCACCCAAACAAGCTCCTCAACCCAAACACAAAGGCAGGAGCAGGGCaaaggagaggaaaagaaagtGGCCGGGGATGTCTCTCGCAAAATGGCGACTGCTTTAGGCCAAGACAGACCTGCACCAGAGGCAAGCCAAAAACTCACCAAAAACACTGAGCCCGGCAAACCTGACTGTCAAGGAAACAAAGACACCTCAGAGAAAGAAACATCCACTGCTGGTACTGCAGAAAAGAAAGTCACATCTTCCCCCGATAACCCGAACCGTCGCAAAATGGCAGCTAACCTCTCCCTAGACCATGGCTCAGGTCCTGGTGCCAAACCCAGCAGTCCAGCGATGACTATGGAGAAGGAACAGTCGGGGGAAAAAGCTGAGGAGAAGTCAGAGGTAGCTAGAAAGCAGCAGGAGATGTCTCCAAGCAGCTGGTGTCAGACCCAGCTTCCAGAGGCAGTAGCAGAGAGGCCAGTGGGGACGAGTCCGAGGGCCAGGGACAGGGAAGGAGGCAGAACAGACAGGTCTAGTCAGTCAGGTCAGTCTGGAAAACAGGTACATTGCCCATATGGGGCTTTAGGCTCTTCCAGTTTGGGCCGCAACAAGACCGTATACGTGCAAGAACAGAAAGAGCTTAGCCATGGAACTTCCTATGGCAGTTCATGCTGCTCTCCCTACTCTGTGGGCAGCGGAGCAATGTACAGTGGTCTAGATCAAGCTGGAGGGGTCAGTTCTGACTGGCAGATGGACAGCGTGATCGAGCAAATAGAAAAGCAAATGGCGGCCGTGCTCGAGAAGATCGAAGGCGACATGCCCTCGCTGTTGGAGCAGATAAGCGACTGTCCCGAGACCCTTCCAAGGGCCAAAAGTGCCCACTCTTCTCCCTCGACCCGTACTCGCTCCTACCAACATCATTCCACCCTGCCTCCTCTTCCCACCACACCCCGGCCATCCATGCCCTCTCTGCCACACCTATCCATCCCTCCTCCCTCCTATCCACCTCCATCACCACCCACCCACATCCAGGTGCACAATCAACCAGCCACTGACCAGGACGAGCGAGATGGGCAAAGAAGTGCAATGAGACAGGATCAGTCGCCAAGGGGAGGGGCGTCGGGGAGGGGTTTATGA